The DNA sequence caaaaatggtaaaagtgaaaggtgacaaatttttagggacatacgaaaaaggaaatatgtgacaaattttcagagacGGGGAGAGTATTAAATTGAGATTCACAATCCATTAACTTTTATACTCACTTTCTACTATAACTTGTGCTAAGTTAATCGGTGCCattggcggacggagggagtagttgagagagagagacaccTGTTTTGTGTGGGAGAGTGTATCAAGCATATCAAGAACCTCAGGATCAGGGGTGAGCCCATAGCGTTTGGCTACATTAATATCCCTAAATTCTAATAGAGGGATCAACGCtgcaaactcaaaccaaattttttattagtgcatAAAAACATTCATGATTCATGAAATCAAATATTACAAgctacaaaaattaaaaaaagaaagaagtaaTTAAATCGTACGTGATCCAGTATCTTCAAAAAGCTGTTTATTAGTGGTATCagcttttggagaagaaacaTGAATAATGATGATCTGATCTCCTTCTCCAACCAGGTTATGAATTGCCCAATTCAAAGCTAATTTGCTTGTTGCTGAATAGTCCATTCCAATCCCTACAATCCGTGGTTTCGCCATTTTTCTcttgatattttgtttcttttttttgataaaatgtaCACACTCACATAAACCCGGTCTCTTTTATTATCAGATACAGA is a window from the Salvia hispanica cultivar TCC Black 2014 chromosome 1, UniMelb_Shisp_WGS_1.0, whole genome shotgun sequence genome containing:
- the LOC125215479 gene encoding universal stress protein PHOS34 — its product is MAKPRIVGIGMDYSATSKLALNWAIHNLVGEGDQIIIIHVSSPKADTTNKQLFEDTGSPLIPLLEFRDINVAKRYGLTPDPEVLDMLDTLSHTKQVKVVAKVYWGDPREKLCDAVEQLKIDTLVVGSRGLGVLKRVLLGSVSNYVVQNASCPVTVVKGTTPRNKV